The Anastrepha ludens isolate Willacy chromosome X, idAnaLude1.1, whole genome shotgun sequence genome includes a window with the following:
- the LOC128870373 gene encoding uncharacterized protein LOC128870373 produces MELKLEPFCIPSFGGSAYKWLGFKDAFETLVHQRDLPVAYKLEKLRQAVKAESVPLVGLYSGGYEGVWTALKNRYDNPKQLAEIHVARFLNMKSQTEDTSRALLGVVDVVNESLRALAVMKLTVDKWDALAVPIVVSKLSTRTQREWCMNCSPTELSTLNELLSFLEKRAHSLSTEFCQVADHHEVLHSSSKQKNTLRLLKSNLATTDDGKCQQCRGSHKVKRCAVILALKPQQRFEALKRSNLCLNCLRSGHSSKLCSSGNCRQCGHRHHTIFCRHKSQQPISSNERRKGKPDCSISYSTCPRHRQGSQATGVSCIMRSWISITPAVSVDIWQWRHLANLQLAHPYFGTPGHVDVLLGADVWGSIVEGDVIHGGYDEPHAQLTRLGWVVFGPASVQGHSSTTGGSYCPQIRDESYLEDLICNFWKLEEVPVTTKSSDDQCERFFAITHQRMADGRYVVRLPFRQDSQSLGDSYVNARRQFWRLERPIQDSLINIILRFQRYAIAITADVEKMFRQVLVTPQDREFQRIL; encoded by the exons ATGGAATTAAAATTAGAGCCGTTTTGCATACCATCGTTTGGCGGATCCGCTTATAAGTGGCTTGGATTTAAGGATGCATTTGAGACATTGGTTCATCAGCGGGATTTGCCGGTGGCATACAAGTTGGAGAAATTGCGCCAGGCAGTTAAGGCAGAGTCGGTTCCGTTGGTAGGTTTGTATTCGGGTGGCTATGAAGGAGTGTGGACGGCGCTGAAAAATCGATATGACAACCCTAAGCAATTAGCGGAGATCCACGTTGCTAGATTTCTGAACATGAAGTCACAGACTGAGGATACGTCCCGGGCGTTACTGGGTGTCGTTGATGTGGTAAACGAGTCCTTGCGAGCGTTAGCGGTAATGAAGTTAACTGTCGACAAGTGGGATGCCCTTGCCGTCCCCATTGTGGTTTCTAAACTCTCTACTCGCACACAGCGAGAATGGTGCATGAATTGCTCCCCTACCGAGCTATCCACTTTAAATGAGTTGCtatcatttttagaaaaacgagCGCACAGTCTTTCGACAGAATTTTGCCAGGTAGCGGATCATCATGAAGTGCTGCATTCTTCGTCAAAGCAGAAAAACACACTCCGTCTTCTAAAGTCTAACCTCGCCACAACTGATGATGGCAAATGTCAACAATGTAGAGGATCACACAAGGTTAAGCGTTGTGCGGTGATTCTAGCTTTGAAACCACAGCAACGTTTTGAAGCTTTAAAGCGATCGAACCTATGCTTAAACTGTTTGCGGTCCGGGCATTCATCCAAGCTTTGTTCCTCTGGTAACTGTCGCCAGTGCGGCCACAGACATCATACCATTTTTTGCCGCCACAAATCACAACAACCTATTTCAAGCAACGAG CGTCGAAAAGGGAAGCCAGACTGTTCTATTAGCTACAGCACGTGCCCACGTCATCGGCAAGGATCTCAAGCAACGGGTGTCTCGTGTATTATGCGATCCTGGATCTCAA TTACACCAGcggttagtgtcgatatttggCAATGGAGACATTTGGCAAATCTCCAATTGGCACACCCATATTTTGGTACTCCGGGTCATGTTGATGTACTTCTTGGTGCCGATGTCTGGGGTTCGATTGTAGAAGGGGATGTCATACATGGAGGGTATGATGAACCTCACGCACAGCTTACCCGACTTGGTTGGGTTGTATTTGGGCCAGCGTCCGTTCAGGGCCATTCTAGTACAACAGGTGGCAGTTATTGCCCGCAGATTAGAGACGAGTCTTACTTGGAGGATctcatttgtaatttttggaaGCTGGAAGAAGTACCGGTGACAACTAAGAGCTCGGATGATCAATGCGAGCGGTTCTTTGCCATTACACACCAACGTATGGCCGACGGACGCTATGTTGTGAGATTGCCATTCCGTCAAGATAGTCAATCATTAGGCGACTCTTACGTCAACGCTCGACGTCAGTTCTGGCGTTTGGAGCGACCCATTCAAGATTCGTTAATCAACATTATCCTCCGCTTCCAACGCTATGCCATCGCGATCACAGCCGATGTGGAGAAGATGTTTCGCCAGGTTCTCGTGACACCACAAGACAGAGAATTTCAGCGTATACTTTAG
- the LOC128870374 gene encoding uncharacterized protein LOC128870374, whose translation MPELHLRQFHAAVILRMYDQTKEAKAGDLNATQIDRIKSAAVHFDRMLTNHEALVAAAKEEDLKVHSGWWDSTEAAYIDLCAALNQRRKELEGESLPANNSHKVSPMELKLEPFCIPSFGGSAYKWLGFKDAFETLVHQRDLPVAYKLEKLRQAVKAESVPLVGLYSGGYEGVWTALKNRYDNPKQLAEIHVARFLNMKSQTEDTSRALLGVVDVVNESLRALAVMKLTVDKWDALAVPIVVSKLSTRTQREWCMNCSPTELSTLNELLAFLEKRAHSLSTEFCQVADHHEVLHSSSKQKNTLRLLKSNLATTDDGKCQQCRGSHKVKRCAVILALKPQQRFEALKRSNLCLNCLRSGHSSKLCSSGNCRQCGHRHHTIFCRHKSQQPISSNERRKGKPDCSISYSTCPRHRQGSQATGVSCIMRSWISITPAVSVDIWQWRHLANLQLAHPYFGTPGHVDVLLGADVWGSIVEGDVIHGGYDEPHAQLTRLGWVVFGPASVQGHSSTTGGSYCPQIRDESYLEDLICNFWKLEEVPVTTKSSDDQCERFFAITHQRMADGRYVVRLPFRQDSQSLGDSYVNARRQFWRLERPIQDSLINIILRFQRYAIAITADVEKMFRQVLVTPQDREFQRIL comes from the exons ATGCCGGAATTACATCTACGCCAGTTCCATGCTGCCGTTATTTTGCGGATGTATGACCAAACGAAAGAGGCGAAGGCTGGTGACCTCAATGCCACTCAAATTGATCGTATAAAATCTGCTGCCGTCCATTTTGATCGGATGCTCACAAATCATGAGGCTTTGGTTGCCGCAGCCAAGGAGGAGGACTTAAAGGTACATTCAGGATGGTGGGACTCCACCGAAGCTGCCTACATAGATTTGTGCGCAGCGCTGAATCAACGACGAAAGGAGTTGGAGGGTGAATCTCTGCCTGCCAACAATTCGCACAAAGTTTCGCCAATGGAATTAAAATTAGAGCCGTTTTGCATACCATCGTTTGGCGGATCCGCTTATAAGTGGCTTGGATTTAAGGATGCATTTGAGACATTGGTTCATCAGCGGGATTTGCCGGTGGCATACAAGTTGGAGAAATTGCGCCAGGCAGTTAAGGCAGAGTCGGTTCCGTTGGTAGGTTTGTATTCGGGTGGCTATGAAGGAGTGTGGACGGCGCTGAAAAATCGATATGACAACCCTAAGCAATTAGCGGAGATCCACGTTGCTAGATTTCTGAACATGAAGTCACAGACTGAGGATACGTCCCGGGCGTTACTGGGTGTCGTTGATGTGGTAAACGAGTCCTTGCGAGCGTTAGCGGTAATGAAGTTAACTGTCGACAAGTGGGATGCCCTTGCCGTCCCCATTGTGGTTTCTAAACTCTCTACTCGCACACAGCGAGAATGGTGCATGAATTGCTCCCCTACCGAGCTATCCACTTTAAATGAGTTGCtagcatttttagaaaaacgagCGCACAGTCTTTCGACAGAATTTTGCCAGGTAGCGGATCATCATGAAGTGCTGCATTCTTCGTCAAAGCAGAAAAACACACTCCGTCTTCTAAAGTCTAACCTCGCCACAACTGATGATGGCAAATGTCAACAATGTAGAGGATCACACAAGGTTAAGCGTTGTGCGGTGATTCTAGCTTTGAAACCACAGCAACGTTTTGAAGCTTTAAAGCGATCGAACCTATGCTTAAACTGTTTGCGGTCCGGGCATTCATCCAAGCTTTGTTCCTCTGGTAACTGTCGCCAGTGCGGCCACAGACATCATACCATTTTTTGCCGCCACAAATCACAACAACCTATTTCAAGCAACGAG CGTCGAAAAGGGAAGCCAGACTGTTCTATTAGCTACAGCACGTGCCCACGTCATCGGCAAGGATCTCAAGCAACGGGTGTCTCGTGTATTATGCGATCCTGGATCTCAA TTACACCAGcggttagtgtcgatatttggCAATGGAGACATTTGGCAAATCTCCAATTGGCACACCCATATTTTGGTACTCCGGGTCATGTTGATGTACTTCTTGGTGCCGATGTCTGGGGTTCGATTGTAGAAGGGGATGTCATACATGGAGGGTATGATGAACCTCACGCACAGCTTACCCGACTTGGTTGGGTTGTATTTGGGCCAGCGTCCGTTCAGGGCCATTCTAGTACAACAGGTGGCAGTTATTGCCCGCAGATTAGAGACGAGTCTTACTTGGAGGATctcatttgtaatttttggaaGCTGGAAGAAGTACCGGTGACAACTAAGAGCTCGGATGATCAATGCGAGCGGTTCTTTGCCATTACACACCAACGTATGGCCGACGGACGCTATGTTGTGAGATTGCCATTCCGTCAAGATAGTCAATCATTAGGCGACTCTTACGTCAACGCTCGACGTCAGTTCTGGCGTTTGGAGCGACCCATTCAAGATTCGTTAATCAACATTATCCTCCGCTTCCAACGCTATGCCATCGCGATCACAGCCGATGTGGAGAAGATGTTTCGCCAGGTTCTCGTGACACCACAAGACAGAGAATTTCAGCGTATACTTTAG